A single genomic interval of Prochlorococcus marinus XMU1406 harbors:
- the bioB gene encoding biotin synthase BioB — MANSNNQLLKEIRFDWNKAEILKILNMPLIDLMWESQTVHRKFNKYDIQLASLFSVKTGGCEENCSYCSQSIYSASEIKSHPQFQVEEVLARAQVAKNEGADRFCMGWAWREIRDGKSFNAMLEMVSGVRDLGMEACVTAGMLTEEQASRLADAGLTAYNHNLDTSPEHYKNIITTRTYQDRLDTIKRVRNAGINVCCGGIIGLGETNGDRASLLEVLSNMNPHPESVPINSLVAIEGTGLEDNEDIDSIEMIRMIATARILMPKSKIRLSAGREKLSKEAQILCFQCGANSIFYGDELLTTSNPSFQSDRKLLKEVGVSFNKDFETCEKTVSSL; from the coding sequence ATGGCTAATTCGAATAATCAGTTATTAAAAGAAATTAGGTTTGATTGGAATAAAGCGGAGATTTTGAAAATACTTAATATGCCTCTTATTGATTTAATGTGGGAATCACAAACCGTTCACAGGAAATTCAACAAATACGATATTCAATTAGCATCATTGTTCAGTGTAAAAACTGGTGGATGCGAGGAAAATTGTTCGTACTGTAGCCAATCAATTTATAGTGCTAGCGAAATTAAAAGTCATCCACAGTTTCAAGTTGAAGAGGTTTTAGCAAGAGCTCAAGTAGCAAAAAATGAGGGTGCAGATAGGTTTTGTATGGGTTGGGCATGGAGAGAAATTAGAGATGGGAAATCTTTTAATGCAATGTTGGAGATGGTTAGCGGTGTAAGAGATTTAGGGATGGAAGCATGCGTTACTGCGGGGATGCTTACAGAAGAACAAGCTTCCAGACTGGCTGATGCAGGCTTGACCGCGTATAACCACAATCTTGATACTAGTCCTGAGCATTATAAAAATATTATTACGACTAGAACTTATCAAGACAGACTAGACACTATCAAAAGAGTAAGAAATGCAGGAATAAATGTTTGTTGTGGAGGAATAATAGGCTTGGGTGAAACTAATGGCGATAGAGCATCTCTTTTGGAAGTGCTTTCAAACATGAATCCACACCCTGAAAGTGTTCCTATAAATTCATTAGTAGCTATTGAAGGCACTGGTTTAGAAGATAATGAAGATATTGATTCTATTGAAATGATAAGGATGATCGCTACAGCAAGAATTCTTATGCCTAAAAGTAAAATAAGACTAAGTGCAGGGAGAGAAAAGCTTTCAAAAGAAGCCCAAATATTATGTTTTCAATGTGGGGCAAATTCAATTTTTTATGGAGATGAGTTACTCACAACTTCAAATCCATCTTTCCAATCAGACAGAAAACTTCTTAAAGAGGTTGGAGTATCATTTAACAAAGATTTTGAAACTTGTGAAAAAACAGTATCTTCTTTATGA
- a CDS encoding rhodanese-related sulfurtransferase, translated as MKGKNYKIVSLYSFFPFQENLIIDLKNKLLEIENENDLSGLFIFASEGINGTICAEKNVIDIVINLLNKYADNRNLNIKVNFSKNKVFKKLKIKIKKEIVTMGVPKINPSEDNGTYIDSADWNKLIKNQNTIVIDTRNHYEVSIGTFQNSINPNTKNFSEFPKWVDDHLDTHLENKKSTNIAMFCTGGIRCEKATTLLKKKGYKNIYHLQGGILQYLDDIPKEKNLFEGECYVFDKRVALDQELEKGSYSICHACGMPVSIQDQERKEYRKGIQCHFCIDQFSDDDRKRFEERQKQIDRLKVANHKIHKD; from the coding sequence ATGAAAGGCAAAAATTATAAAATAGTTTCTCTTTACTCTTTCTTCCCATTTCAAGAAAACTTAATTATTGATCTAAAAAATAAATTATTAGAAATCGAAAATGAAAACGATCTTTCAGGTTTATTTATTTTTGCTAGTGAGGGCATTAATGGAACTATATGTGCTGAGAAAAATGTAATTGATATTGTTATCAATTTACTTAATAAATATGCAGATAATAGAAATTTGAATATTAAAGTAAATTTCTCAAAAAACAAAGTCTTCAAAAAATTAAAAATAAAAATCAAGAAAGAAATAGTTACAATGGGTGTCCCTAAAATAAACCCCTCAGAAGATAATGGGACCTATATTGACTCAGCTGATTGGAATAAGTTAATTAAAAATCAAAATACAATAGTCATTGATACTAGAAATCATTATGAGGTGTCAATAGGTACATTTCAGAACTCTATAAACCCAAATACAAAAAATTTTAGCGAATTCCCCAAGTGGGTAGATGATCATTTAGATACCCATTTAGAAAATAAAAAGTCTACAAATATAGCAATGTTTTGTACCGGAGGAATAAGATGTGAAAAAGCTACCACTTTACTAAAAAAGAAAGGTTATAAAAATATATATCACCTCCAAGGGGGCATCCTTCAATACCTTGACGATATACCAAAAGAAAAAAACTTATTTGAAGGTGAATGTTATGTTTTTGATAAAAGAGTTGCTTTAGATCAAGAATTAGAAAAAGGCTCCTATTCGATTTGTCATGCATGTGGAATGCCAGTTTCAATTCAAGATCAAGAAAGAAAAGAATATAGAAAGGGTATCCAATGTCATTTCTGCATAGATCAATTCAGCGATGATGATAGGAAAAGGTTTGAAGAAAGACAAAAACAGATCGACAGATTAAAAGTGGCAAATCATAAAATCCATAAGGACTAA
- the lipA gene encoding lipoyl synthase, whose translation MRDNNLIKKEKILRLPSWIKFPISKASEFEKIQTLIKKSNIHTICEEARCPNRAECYASGTATFLLGGSICSRSCAFCQVNKGRPSSINIDECTQVAEAVKVLNLKYVVLTSVARDDLPDHGANLFITTIDEIRKIDSTIKIEVLTPDLWGGGKNFNETNNLQTERLKMILEKDPICFNHNLETVERLQKEVRRGANYKKSLSLLEKSKDIAPHIQTKSGIMLGLGETLDEIKNTIYDLKKIDCDQITIGQYLRPSFNHLAVKKYWDPSDFEYLYRFSKELGFKKVSSGPLVRSSYHAG comes from the coding sequence ATGAGAGACAATAATCTAATCAAGAAAGAAAAAATCTTAAGACTTCCCTCTTGGATTAAATTTCCTATTAGTAAAGCTTCAGAGTTCGAAAAAATACAAACTCTCATCAAAAAATCAAATATTCATACTATTTGTGAAGAAGCAAGATGTCCAAATAGAGCAGAATGTTATGCCTCAGGAACAGCCACTTTCTTACTTGGTGGATCGATATGTTCTCGTTCATGTGCTTTTTGTCAGGTAAATAAAGGTAGACCTAGTTCTATTAATATTGATGAATGTACTCAAGTCGCTGAAGCAGTGAAAGTACTAAATTTGAAATATGTTGTTTTGACATCTGTAGCTAGAGACGATCTCCCTGATCATGGAGCAAATTTATTTATAACTACAATTGATGAGATTAGAAAAATTGATTCAACAATTAAAATAGAGGTTTTAACTCCCGATTTATGGGGTGGGGGCAAAAATTTTAATGAAACTAATAACCTTCAGACTGAGAGATTGAAGATGATTTTAGAAAAAGATCCAATATGCTTTAATCATAATCTTGAAACTGTTGAAAGACTGCAAAAAGAAGTTAGGAGGGGTGCAAATTACAAAAAATCCCTAAGTTTACTAGAAAAGTCAAAAGATATTGCTCCTCATATTCAAACTAAATCAGGCATTATGTTAGGTCTTGGGGAAACATTAGATGAAATAAAAAATACAATTTACGATCTTAAAAAAATAGATTGTGATCAAATTACAATTGGCCAATATTTAAGGCCCTCATTCAATCATTTGGCAGTTAAGAAATATTGGGATCCATCAGATTTTGAATATTTATATCGCTTCTCTAAGGAATTAGGATTCAAAAAAGTATCTTCTGGCCCATTAGTTAGAAGTAGTTATCATGCGGGTTAA
- the recR gene encoding recombination mediator RecR produces MITYTKPLSKLIGHFEKFPGIGPRTAQRLALFILKQPESAIRDFSKALLEAHSNVGRCKKCFNLTSEDECEICKNTERNQKIICVVAETKDLLALERAREFKGVYHVIGGLISPMDSVGPELLEIRSLVERVSKSEIDEIILALTPSVEGDTTSLYIGKLLAPFTKVTRIAYGLPMGSELEYVDEVTLARALEGRTKLN; encoded by the coding sequence TTGATTACTTATACCAAACCGCTTTCAAAATTAATTGGTCATTTTGAGAAATTCCCAGGGATTGGTCCAAGAACAGCGCAAAGACTAGCTCTGTTTATTTTAAAACAACCTGAAAGTGCAATAAGAGATTTTTCAAAGGCTCTGTTAGAAGCACATAGCAATGTTGGTCGTTGCAAAAAATGTTTCAACTTGACTTCAGAAGATGAATGTGAAATTTGTAAAAATACTGAAAGAAATCAAAAAATAATCTGTGTAGTAGCAGAAACTAAAGATTTGCTTGCTTTGGAGCGCGCCAGAGAATTTAAAGGTGTTTACCATGTTATTGGTGGTTTAATATCTCCAATGGATTCTGTTGGCCCCGAACTTTTAGAAATAAGAAGCTTAGTAGAAAGAGTTAGTAAGTCTGAAATAGATGAGATTATATTGGCATTGACCCCTAGTGTTGAGGGAGATACAACAAGTCTTTATATTGGGAAATTGTTAGCCCCTTTTACTAAAGTTACGAGAATTGCATATGGCCTCCCAATGGGCAGTGAACTTGAATATGTGGATGAAGTTACACTTGCAAGGGCGTTAGAAGGAAGAACAAAACTAAATTAG
- the psbP gene encoding photosystem II reaction center PsbP, giving the protein MKNIKFNPFKYLFLIFLCLTLSACSGGLNAGLEAYQSPDGRYAFLYPTGWTRVKVDGGPEIIYHDLINSNETLSLVISDVNKEVQLEQLGSPSEVGQTLIDKVIAPEGSGREVKLINANQREASNHIFYDLEYELNLNEQARHELATVVIDRGILYTFAVGTNEERWNKVDGMFSNVIESFNFLI; this is encoded by the coding sequence ATGAAAAATATTAAATTTAACCCTTTCAAATATTTATTTTTGATTTTTTTGTGTTTAACACTAAGTGCTTGTAGCGGCGGACTCAATGCGGGATTAGAAGCTTATCAAAGTCCAGATGGAAGATATGCCTTTTTGTATCCAACAGGATGGACTAGAGTAAAAGTAGATGGAGGACCTGAAATTATTTATCATGATTTAATAAATAGTAATGAGACCTTAAGTTTAGTTATTTCTGATGTAAATAAAGAGGTTCAATTAGAACAATTAGGAAGCCCAAGTGAAGTAGGTCAAACATTAATTGATAAAGTCATTGCTCCGGAAGGTTCAGGTAGAGAGGTAAAACTTATAAATGCCAATCAGAGGGAGGCATCAAATCATATTTTTTATGATTTAGAGTATGAATTAAATTTAAATGAACAGGCCAGACACGAATTAGCTACTGTCGTAATTGATAGAGGAATACTTTACACTTTTGCTGTGGGTACAAATGAAGAGAGATGGAATAAAGTTGATGGTATGTTTAGTAATGTAATTGAATCATTTAACTTCTTAATATAG
- a CDS encoding ABC transporter ATP-binding protein, whose protein sequence is MRSKKNENPIIRLYLNLIEERRLLFFAFFSSIINKILDLAPPVIIGLAVDIVVKEQNSWIAGFGIKEVPAQLIFLAFASGIVWSGESSFEYLYSILWRNLAQLSQHKLRIKAYEHIQELDMDFFENDNTGRLLSILNDDINQLERFLDQGANQIIQLFITVLLIGGTMIFVAPKIALFAFFPIPIIFLGSIKFQRKLAPKYRDVRNKAGLLASRLNNNLSGILTIKSFTKEKWELNRLNKESLEYQRSNKAAIKLSSAFIPLIRFAILFAFIAILLIGGFQTWNKTLDVGTYSFLVFITQRLLWPLTTLGHVLDDFQRSMASIDRVIDLIDTPVKIKDGKIKIEPKDIKGEIIFSNINFNYPGRDLTLKNINFKIENNSTLGIVGLTGSGKSTIIKLLLRIYDTNNGSITLDGISIKEINLRDLRKCISLVSQETYLFHGSVQENIAYGSINPSLKDIIKSSKIAEAHKFIEQLPDGYKTIVGERGQRLSGGQRQRIALARAVLKDAPILILDEATASVDNETEALIQKSLSKITKERTTIVIAHRLSTIKNADNILVIDKGKIVESGKHEELLDQAKIYADLWNVQVGI, encoded by the coding sequence ATGAGGTCTAAGAAAAATGAAAATCCAATAATTAGACTTTATTTGAATCTTATTGAAGAAAGAAGGTTACTATTTTTCGCTTTTTTTAGTTCCATAATTAATAAAATATTAGATTTAGCCCCCCCTGTAATAATTGGTCTTGCGGTGGATATCGTTGTAAAGGAACAGAATTCATGGATTGCTGGTTTTGGGATAAAAGAAGTCCCAGCACAATTGATTTTTCTTGCATTTGCTTCAGGAATAGTATGGTCTGGTGAATCCTCCTTTGAATATTTATATTCGATTTTATGGAGAAATTTGGCTCAGCTATCGCAACATAAATTAAGAATTAAAGCTTATGAGCATATCCAGGAATTAGATATGGATTTTTTTGAAAATGATAATACTGGAAGACTACTATCTATTTTGAACGATGATATAAATCAACTTGAGAGATTTCTAGACCAAGGGGCTAATCAGATTATTCAGTTATTTATAACTGTCTTATTAATTGGGGGCACTATGATTTTTGTTGCACCAAAAATTGCTTTATTTGCTTTCTTTCCTATTCCAATCATATTTCTAGGATCAATTAAATTTCAAAGGAAGCTTGCTCCAAAATATAGAGATGTTAGAAATAAAGCTGGACTGTTAGCATCAAGACTTAATAATAATTTAAGTGGAATTCTTACTATAAAAAGTTTTACTAAAGAAAAATGGGAACTAAATAGATTAAATAAAGAAAGTCTCGAATATCAAAGAAGTAATAAGGCAGCAATAAAATTATCTTCTGCTTTTATCCCGCTTATAAGATTTGCAATCTTATTTGCTTTTATAGCGATTCTGTTAATCGGAGGTTTCCAAACTTGGAATAAGACACTTGATGTAGGAACTTATAGTTTTTTAGTGTTTATTACACAAAGACTATTATGGCCTTTAACTACTTTGGGGCATGTTTTAGATGATTTTCAGAGATCTATGGCTTCAATAGATAGAGTAATAGATCTCATAGATACGCCTGTAAAAATAAAAGATGGAAAAATAAAAATTGAACCTAAAGATATCAAAGGAGAAATTATTTTTAGTAATATAAATTTTAATTATCCTGGACGAGATTTAACTTTAAAAAACATAAATTTCAAAATTGAAAATAACTCAACATTAGGAATTGTTGGTCTAACAGGTTCTGGAAAAAGTACAATAATAAAACTTCTACTTAGGATTTATGATACTAATAATGGCTCAATAACCTTGGATGGCATTTCTATTAAAGAAATAAATTTGAGGGATTTAAGAAAGTGTATTTCTTTAGTAAGTCAAGAAACTTATTTATTTCATGGCAGTGTACAAGAAAATATTGCTTATGGATCAATTAACCCAAGTCTTAAAGATATTATTAAATCTTCAAAGATTGCTGAAGCTCATAAATTTATTGAACAATTACCAGATGGTTACAAAACTATAGTCGGGGAAAGAGGTCAAAGGCTCTCAGGCGGACAACGTCAAAGAATTGCCTTAGCGAGAGCTGTTTTAAAGGATGCTCCAATATTAATATTAGATGAAGCTACAGCCTCAGTTGATAATGAAACAGAGGCTTTAATTCAAAAATCTTTATCTAAAATCACAAAAGAAAGAACAACTATAGTAATAGCTCATAGATTAAGCACTATAAAAAATGCGGATAATATTCTTGTTATTGATAAAGGTAAAATAGTTGAAAGCGGAAAACATGAAGAACTATTAGATCAGGCCAAAATATATGCTGATTTGTGGAATGTTCAAGTAGGAATCTAG
- a CDS encoding DEAD/DEAH box helicase: MALKKDSNSFNSEQEKSQNEDASLLELKNLENKKEIESQQLEVSEGNDNENENGFINFGFNQSILNSLRNKGYKNPTPIQKAAIPELMLGRDLLGQAQTGTGKTAAFALPLIEKLADNKELNAKVLVMTPTRELATQVAESFKSYSSESSNFKTVAIYGGTDYRNQISALKRKVDVVVGTPGRIMDHIRQGTFKIKDINCLVLDEADEMLNMGFLEDIEWIIDQLPENKQMVLFSATMPSEIRNIAKKYLNDPAEILIKSVKKETQLISQKFLYVQRHHKLDALKRILELNNEGVIIFVRTKLLTTSIAEALENSGHTVAVLNGDIPQNQRENTVDRLKKGFIDILVATDVAARGLDVERIKLVVNYDFPFDKETYTHRIGRTGRAGRSGEAILFVNQREKHFLRNLENSTRTTIEEINIPSNKIINEKRMEKLLENVNDSSLAKDENEENKALIIDVLDNLKEKYSMDDTNIAMASINLVIGNKSFFVNEDDSWIHKQNNTDRNRLNRNSNNRMRNSNRRNNYQNDSFETYKFNFGKYDGVRVANIISSICNSTNINGRSIGKIQIFNDYSLVDLPRDLHRETKNKLKKIKVRN, from the coding sequence ATGGCTTTAAAAAAAGATAGTAACTCTTTTAATAGTGAGCAGGAAAAATCTCAGAATGAAGATGCTTCCCTGCTTGAGTTAAAGAACTTAGAGAACAAAAAAGAAATTGAATCTCAACAATTGGAAGTATCTGAAGGAAATGATAATGAGAATGAGAATGGATTTATTAATTTTGGGTTTAATCAATCGATCTTAAATTCGTTAAGAAATAAAGGATATAAAAATCCAACACCCATCCAAAAAGCTGCAATTCCGGAACTTATGTTAGGCAGAGATTTACTAGGCCAAGCACAAACAGGAACAGGAAAGACTGCAGCTTTCGCATTACCATTAATAGAAAAACTTGCAGATAATAAAGAATTAAATGCCAAGGTTTTAGTTATGACTCCTACAAGAGAATTAGCAACTCAAGTGGCAGAATCTTTTAAAAGTTATAGTTCAGAATCTAGTAATTTTAAGACGGTTGCAATATATGGAGGTACCGACTATCGAAATCAAATTTCTGCATTGAAAAGAAAAGTTGACGTAGTAGTTGGAACCCCTGGCCGAATAATGGATCATATCAGGCAGGGAACTTTTAAAATTAAAGACATAAATTGTCTTGTTTTAGATGAGGCAGATGAAATGTTAAATATGGGTTTTCTTGAAGATATTGAATGGATAATAGATCAACTTCCGGAAAATAAGCAGATGGTATTGTTTTCAGCAACAATGCCTAGTGAGATAAGAAATATAGCAAAAAAATATCTAAATGATCCCGCCGAAATATTAATCAAAAGTGTCAAAAAAGAAACTCAATTAATTTCGCAAAAATTTCTATATGTACAAAGGCATCATAAGTTAGATGCATTAAAAAGAATATTAGAACTTAATAACGAGGGAGTAATAATTTTTGTGAGAACTAAACTTCTTACTACCTCAATAGCCGAAGCTTTAGAGAATTCAGGCCATACTGTGGCAGTACTTAATGGAGATATACCTCAAAATCAAAGAGAAAATACTGTAGATAGATTAAAAAAAGGATTTATAGATATCCTTGTTGCGACTGATGTCGCAGCTAGAGGATTAGATGTTGAGAGAATAAAACTTGTTGTTAATTACGATTTTCCTTTTGATAAGGAAACATATACTCATAGAATTGGAAGAACTGGAAGGGCAGGCAGATCAGGAGAAGCAATTTTATTTGTTAATCAAAGAGAAAAACATTTCCTTAGAAACTTAGAAAACTCAACAAGAACTACAATTGAAGAAATTAATATACCAAGTAATAAAATAATAAATGAAAAAAGGATGGAGAAACTTTTAGAAAATGTTAATGATAGTTCTTTAGCTAAAGATGAAAATGAAGAAAATAAGGCTTTGATTATTGATGTACTAGATAATTTAAAAGAAAAATACTCTATGGATGATACAAATATTGCAATGGCGTCAATTAATTTAGTAATAGGTAATAAATCATTTTTTGTTAATGAAGATGATTCTTGGATTCATAAACAAAATAATACTGATCGAAATAGATTAAATAGAAATAGTAATAATCGTATGAGAAATTCAAATAGAAGAAATAATTATCAAAATGATTCTTTTGAAACCTACAAATTTAACTTTGGTAAATATGATGGGGTTAGAGTTGCGAATATTATATCCTCAATCTGCAATTCAACTAATATAAATGGTAGATCCATAGGTAAGATACAGATTTTTAATGATTATAGTTTGGTAGATTTACCCAGAGATCTGCATAGAGAAACTAAAAATAAATTAAAAAAAATTAAAGTCAGAAACTAG
- a CDS encoding AAA family ATPase has product MNKTTKEIEKYQYDHIFNLILVIFEFNEKKYGNFVKDSIRILLEFEKNGETIIDLDNSLIIFELLEDGWPNKHIDVLKNIGLIGSLNSPFILLDRKLSLSKWSKKIERVMNLFLKKIDTDNLMNSLINKDDNKIDQMKNILKYSNLVFLQGGPGTGKTTLIINLILDLLRIDNFLNIGLSAPTGKATARLKEAFNNKKNISFNKFLDQIEFQTLHRWILNSQNKSFKLKFKLKELDIFIIDEMSMVNIDLIESVLGLLAKDCKIILVGDKNQLSPVNNCSIWNYLFEYGENSSIKSSLVNLEKTYRNIGDIALISSLIFNNDCSLLNQKIKELEKDNNSKEVTISKSREKDIPKDLIFSITSHLNKLNLSTSNLSKKKYIFDEGSDNLLLNEKDLVDKIFLDLQSHLILCEKNSGIWSVEYLNEIIFGQKKPYDLKTLSEGVPIMCTKNNNELGLSNGDIGVTIGLKNKRKYLFRKFNDNNEEIVALIDPSNLENVLPAIAITIHKSQGSESDRVSILWSQKYRRNQYAVKEKKDSENIFCRDDFERRLFYTAVTRAKKYLDIYYLN; this is encoded by the coding sequence ATGAATAAAACTACTAAGGAGATTGAAAAATACCAATATGATCATATATTTAATTTAATCTTGGTTATTTTCGAATTCAATGAAAAAAAATATGGAAATTTCGTAAAAGATTCAATAAGAATTTTATTAGAGTTTGAAAAAAATGGTGAAACTATTATTGATTTAGATAATAGTTTAATAATCTTTGAATTATTAGAAGATGGCTGGCCCAATAAACATATAGATGTTTTAAAAAATATAGGCTTAATAGGTTCACTTAATTCTCCATTTATATTATTAGATAGAAAATTATCCCTATCAAAATGGTCAAAAAAGATAGAAAGAGTTATGAATTTATTTTTAAAAAAAATAGATACCGATAATTTAATGAACTCTTTAATTAATAAAGATGATAATAAAATTGATCAAATGAAAAATATATTAAAATATTCAAATTTAGTTTTCCTTCAAGGTGGACCAGGTACAGGTAAAACCACTTTAATAATAAACTTAATACTAGATCTCCTTAGAATTGATAACTTTTTAAATATTGGGTTGTCTGCTCCAACAGGTAAAGCTACAGCTCGTCTAAAAGAAGCTTTTAATAATAAAAAAAATATTTCCTTTAACAAATTTTTAGACCAAATAGAATTTCAAACTTTACATAGATGGATTTTAAATTCTCAAAATAAATCTTTTAAGTTGAAATTTAAACTAAAAGAACTTGATATTTTCATAATTGATGAAATGTCAATGGTTAATATAGATTTGATTGAATCAGTTTTAGGTTTACTAGCAAAGGACTGTAAAATTATTTTAGTTGGAGATAAAAATCAATTGTCTCCAGTAAATAACTGCTCTATCTGGAATTATTTGTTTGAATATGGAGAAAATAGTTCAATTAAATCTTCTTTAGTAAATTTAGAAAAAACTTATAGAAATATTGGAGATATAGCGTTAATTAGTAGTTTAATATTTAATAATGATTGTTCTTTACTTAATCAAAAGATTAAAGAATTAGAAAAAGATAACAATTCAAAAGAAGTTACTATTTCAAAAAGTAGAGAAAAAGATATTCCAAAAGATCTAATTTTTTCGATTACAAGTCATCTAAATAAGTTAAATCTTTCAACTTCAAATTTAAGTAAAAAAAAATATATATTTGATGAGGGTAGTGATAATTTATTGCTTAATGAAAAAGATTTGGTAGATAAGATATTTCTTGATTTACAAAGTCACTTGATTTTATGCGAAAAAAATTCTGGGATATGGAGTGTTGAATATTTGAATGAAATTATTTTTGGTCAAAAAAAACCATATGACCTTAAAACTCTTAGTGAGGGTGTTCCGATAATGTGTACAAAAAATAATAATGAGCTTGGATTGTCAAATGGGGATATCGGAGTAACTATAGGTTTAAAAAATAAAAGAAAATATCTTTTTAGAAAATTTAATGATAATAACGAAGAAATTGTCGCATTAATTGATCCATCTAATTTAGAAAATGTTTTACCTGCAATTGCAATTACTATACATAAATCTCAAGGAAGTGAATCTGATAGAGTAAGTATTTTGTGGTCACAAAAATATAGAAGAAATCAATATGCTGTAAAAGAAAAAAAAGATAGTGAGAATATCTTTTGTAGAGATGATTTTGAAAGAAGGTTATTTTATACTGCTGTTACAAGAGCGAAAAAATATCTAGATATATATTATTTAAATTAA